A window from Peromyscus eremicus chromosome 1, PerEre_H2_v1, whole genome shotgun sequence encodes these proteins:
- the LOC131904043 gene encoding vomeronasal type-1 receptor 4-like, with translation MNRMDSMNMAIGIVLSIQSTLGILGNVLFLYYYLVIYYNEHTLKTIDLILTHVFTANSLIILSKGVPQIMRALGWKMFFNDVVCQFILYVLRLGRSMSISTTCLLSVFQAITISPIDSYCKDLKIKVPKYVRLSISLFWILYMVANMVFPMYVSTKRNSKNKTQKRDFEFCPSLGRDKIVESLYTAFWVFPEILFSILIVCSSISMIVILYGHKKRVQYILSTHVSPRTSPESRATQTILVLVCTFLAFYTLSSILQGYIALSHNPNWWLMNITAIISMCFPTLSPFVISHSSTISRFCFFWILNIKMK, from the coding sequence ATGAACAGAATGGACTCCATGAACATGGCAATAGGAATAGTGCTCTCAATTCAGAGTACACTTGGAATTCTAGGAAATGTATTATTTCTTTACTATTATTTAGTCATTTATTACAATGAGCACACATTAAAGACTATAGACTTAATTCTTACACATGTTTTCACAGCCAACTCCTTGATCATTCTCTCTAAAGGAGTGCCCCAGATAATGAGAGCTTTAGGGTGGAAAATGTTCTTCAATGATGTTGTAtgtcaatttattttatatgttctcaGACTTGGCAGGAGTATGTCCATTAGTaccacctgcctcttgagtgtcttCCAGGCCATCACCATCAGCCCTATTGACTCCTACTGTAAAGATCTTAAAATCAAAGTACCAAAATATGTTCgcctctccatttctctcttttgGATCCTGTACATGGTAGCAAATATGGTTTTCCCTATGTACGTGTCTACCAAAAGAAATAGCAAAAATAAGACACAAAAGAGAGATTTTGAATTTTGCCCCTCTCTAGGTCGTGACAAAATAGTAGAGTCTCTGTACACAGCATTTTGGGTGTTCCCTGAAATCTTATTTTCTATACTTATTGTATGTTCTAGCATATCCATGATTGTCATACTTTATGGACATAAGAAGAGGGTTCAATACATCCTCAGCACTCATGTCTCCCCCAGAACCTCTCCTGAATCCAGAGCCACACAGACCATCCTGGTCTTGGTTTGCACCTTTCTAGCTTTTTATACCCTCTCCTCCATTTTACAAGGTTACATTGCTCTTTCCCACAATCCCAACTGGTGGCTAATGAATATCACAGCCATCATTTCTATGTGTTTTCCTACTTTAAGCCCCTTTGTGATAAGTCATAGTTCTactatttccagattttgttttttctggatattgaatataaaaatgaaataa